A DNA window from Fimbriimonadia bacterium contains the following coding sequences:
- a CDS encoding DUF1579 family protein: MTRHILIAAVCTLAASGGAQEATMTNQTSAELKKLEFLVGNFTGDEKAFTEVGEVPFTADIQSVWDLGGRYVRQEHKSKLMGEDWPGLLLLTFDADIKKYRAWWFDNGASKPMEMTGAFEGDTLVMLSKPYALSGAPPLEYRVQFKPKSATEIDVRLDSRKDKEYTPVIEATYTRKKPGS; encoded by the coding sequence ATGACACGACACATTCTCATCGCCGCCGTGTGCACACTGGCGGCAAGCGGTGGCGCACAGGAGGCGACCATGACCAATCAGACGTCGGCCGAGTTGAAGAAGCTGGAGTTCCTGGTGGGCAACTTCACGGGCGATGAAAAGGCATTCACCGAAGTCGGGGAGGTGCCGTTCACGGCGGACATCCAGTCCGTGTGGGACCTAGGCGGACGTTACGTGCGCCAAGAGCACAAGTCCAAGCTGATGGGAGAAGACTGGCCCGGGCTGTTGCTTCTCACCTTCGACGCCGACATCAAGAAGTACCGAGCCTGGTGGTTCGATAACGGCGCCTCGAAACCGATGGAGATGACGGGCGCCTTCGAGGGGGATACGCTCGTCATGCTGTCGAAGCCGTATGCGCTGTCCGGCGCTCCGCCGCTCGAGTACCGTGTGCAGTTCAAGCCGAAATCGGCCACGGAGATTGACGTCCGCCTGGACTCGAGGAAGGACAAAGAGTACACGCCGGTGATTGAAGCCACGTACACGCGGAAGAAGCCCGGCAGCTGA